Proteins from a single region of Geovibrio ferrireducens:
- a CDS encoding DNA-3-methyladenine glycosylase produces MKKLEESFFDRTPCEVARDLLGKVIFRLYEGIWLRAQIIETESYYLHEKGSHASLGYTEKRKALFMPAGTIYMYYARGGDSLNMSCHGEGNAVLIKSGYPYGDDAEMIRMMKKLNPFKSDGRERETGKLCSGQTLICSSLALKVPQYDAKTFDESFFMADTGYRPEKIAQAPRLGIPEGRDEHLPYRYIDVKYMNFCTKPLKNP; encoded by the coding sequence ATGAAAAAGCTTGAAGAATCGTTCTTTGACCGTACGCCGTGCGAAGTAGCCCGTGATCTTCTGGGGAAGGTGATATTCCGCCTCTATGAGGGCATATGGCTCAGGGCGCAGATTATCGAGACCGAAAGTTACTACCTGCATGAAAAGGGAAGCCACGCCTCCCTCGGCTACACCGAAAAGCGCAAGGCGCTGTTCATGCCCGCCGGAACAATATATATGTACTATGCCCGCGGCGGGGACTCGCTGAACATGAGCTGTCACGGGGAAGGAAATGCAGTGCTGATAAAATCCGGCTATCCTTACGGGGATGATGCGGAGATGATACGCATGATGAAAAAGCTCAACCCCTTCAAAAGCGACGGGCGGGAGCGGGAAACCGGAAAACTGTGCAGCGGGCAGACCCTTATATGCAGCTCACTGGCATTGAAGGTTCCGCAGTATGACGCAAAAACATTTGACGAAAGCTTCTTCATGGCGGATACGGGCTACAGGCCGGAAAAGATAGCCCAAGCCCCGCGCCTCGGCATTCCGGAAGGGCGTGATGAGCACCTGCCCTATAGATATATAGATGTAAAATATATGAATTTCTGCACAAAACCGCTAAAAAATCCATAA
- a CDS encoding ferritin, whose translation MISKKMEKALNEQLNFEMYSAYVYLAMSAHCESKGLKGFANWFNVQYQEEMMHAMKFYNFILDQSAEVELEAIKKPKKDYDTLLSIFEETLVHEREVTKRIYKLVDLALDERDHGTNAFLQWFVTEQIEEESSVNQIIDKLKLVQGNGNGIFLLDAELATRVFTPPAAATA comes from the coding sequence ATGATTTCCAAGAAAATGGAAAAAGCGCTGAACGAACAGCTTAACTTTGAAATGTATTCGGCTTATGTTTACCTTGCCATGAGCGCCCACTGTGAAAGCAAGGGGCTCAAGGGCTTCGCCAACTGGTTTAATGTGCAGTATCAGGAAGAGATGATGCACGCCATGAAGTTTTATAACTTCATACTTGACCAGAGTGCGGAAGTGGAGCTTGAGGCCATAAAAAAACCTAAAAAAGATTACGATACGCTTCTTTCGATCTTCGAGGAGACTCTTGTCCATGAAAGGGAAGTTACGAAAAGGATATACAAGCTCGTTGACCTTGCCCTTGACGAAAGAGACCACGGAACAAATGCATTTCTTCAGTGGTTTGTGACCGAGCAGATTGAGGAGGAGTCATCCGTTAACCAGATTATAGATAAGCTTAAACTTGTTCAGGGCAACGGCAACGGCATATTCCTTCTGGATGCCGAGCTTGCCACGAGGGTTTTCACTCCTCCTGCCGCTGCAACAGCTTAA
- a CDS encoding DsrE family protein — MKKILVAVLLTLFAAYAAYAEESHSDSLSGLTTVRAVIDLNQGKANLLDLRLVAIRKTIENLKSEGVKPLFIVIIRGDASAFMTESDKYISSMDTGLKKIMHKRINELRDMGVRFQQCGLSLAYMKIDSANIISGVEIVKNGYISLAAYQNKGYALLPMD, encoded by the coding sequence ATGAAAAAAATTCTGGTCGCGGTTCTCCTTACGCTGTTTGCTGCATATGCCGCATACGCAGAGGAAAGCCACTCCGACTCGCTTTCAGGTCTCACTACGGTCAGGGCAGTTATTGATTTGAATCAGGGCAAGGCAAACCTTCTGGATCTCCGCCTTGTCGCCATAAGAAAAACCATTGAAAACTTAAAGAGCGAAGGTGTGAAACCCTTATTCATAGTAATCATCAGGGGTGACGCATCCGCCTTTATGACAGAGTCGGACAAATATATCAGCAGCATGGACACAGGCCTCAAGAAAATAATGCACAAGCGGATAAACGAACTCAGGGATATGGGAGTGCGCTTTCAGCAGTGCGGCCTTTCGCTGGCGTACATGAAGATAGACTCAGCAAATATCATAAGCGGCGTGGAGATAGTGAAAAACGGCTATATCAGCCTTGCGGCGTACCAGAACAAAGGCTACGCCCTGCTGCCGATGGACTGA